A window of the Cicer arietinum cultivar CDC Frontier isolate Library 1 chromosome 6, Cicar.CDCFrontier_v2.0, whole genome shotgun sequence genome harbors these coding sequences:
- the LOC101507059 gene encoding uncharacterized protein, translating to MKGLANSNGPPTIRVYTLNAKKAKGNNDLIASECFLNNEPLKVLFDTGASHSFISTKCVLRLGLKLTEITLPMVVSTTAESSVETSYVCKSCHLIVSDRVYPIDLFCLPLNGMDAILGMVWLSTNRVLVDCEEKILYFCPAILSRNETDSILLPSVSNLLQCLCSGGQGFLLTSSSDSGPKLDVATIPVVNEFLEVFPEDVVCLPPEREIEFSIDLVPSANPISITP from the coding sequence ATGAAAGGGCTAGCCAACTCAAATGGCCCACCCACTATAAGAGTCTACACTCTTAATGCTAAGAAGGCTAAGGGAAACAACGACTTGATTGCCAGTGAGTGTTTTCTAAATAATGAACCtttaaaagtattgtttgacACAGGTGCTTCTCATTCCTTTATATCCACTAAGTGTGTTTTACGCTTAGGTCTCAAATTAACTGAAATTACACTTCCCATGGTTGTCTCTACAACGGCTGAGAGTAGTGTCGAAACCTCTTATGTTTGTAAGAGTTGTCATCTCATTGTATCTGATAGAGTCTatccaattgatttgttttgtCTACCTTTGAACGGAATGGATGCCATCTTAGGAATGGTTTGGCTTTCAACTAATCGTGTACTTGTAGATTGTGAAGAAAAGATTTTGTATTTTTGTCCTGCTATATTAAGTAGAAATGAAACTGATTCCATTCTACTTCCTAGTGTGTCTAACCTCTTACAATGCCTATGTAGTGGGGGTCAAGGTTTTCTACTAACATCATCTTCAGATTCCGGACCTAAACTTGATGTCGCTACAATTCCAGTTgtgaatgaatttttagaaGTCTTCCCAGAAGATGTAGTATGCCTACCTCCAGAGAGGGAGATAGAGTTCTCCATAGACCTAGTCCCTAGTGCTAATCCAATTTCCATTACTCCTTAA
- the LOC101503491 gene encoding protein LURP-one-related 15-like isoform X2, which yields MQKRHQSSIDIIGPQYRIPHFVDLVIVRKVTTLTDNFTVTDINGKIFFNLKAASLISLYDHRLLLDAAGKTVVLTLQRKVKTRHDRWEAFRGESTELKDLIFSVKRSSIMFQLKTKLDVFLASNTKEEICDFKVKGSWFERSCVVYAGKSHNIVAQMHKKEIVESVAFGKDNLTVRVYPNIDYAFMVAVILILDEVNQEKIQQQ from the exons ATGCAAAAGAGACACCAGAGCAGTATCGATATCATTGGCCCTCAGTATCGCATACCACATTTTGTAGACCTAGTGATTGTGAGAAAGGTGACGACATTAACTGATAACTTCACAGTCACAGACATTAATGGCAAAATCTTTTTTAATCTTAAGGCGGCCTCTCTCATTTCCCTCTATGATCACCGTCTCTTACTTGACGCTGCCGGAAAAACCGTCGTCTTGACACTACAACGAAAG gTAAAGACTCGACATGATCGATGGGAAGCATTTCGAGGTGAAAGCACAGAGCTAAAAGATTTGATATTTAGTGTAAAGCGATCATCAATCATGTTTCAACTAAAGACCAAATTAGATGTATTCTTAGCTAGTAATACCAAAGAAGAAATTTGTGATTTTAAAGTCAAAGGAAGTTGGTTCGAGCGATCTTGTGTTGTTTATGCGGGCAAATCCCACAACATTGTTGCTCAG ATGCATAAGAAGGAAATTGTTGAAAGCGTTGCGTTTGGAAAAGATAATCTGACGGTTAGAGTTTATCCCAACATTGACTACGCATTCATGGTGGCAGTAATTTTGATTCTTGACGAAGTTAACCAAGaaaaaatacaacaacaatAG
- the LOC113784499 gene encoding uncharacterized protein, producing MVAAIKCSHLFLNNMEPNPRPPGRPRRGQNNDERWEQMMQQQQLMMQQQQVVTTSIMNYLAQSVEPAHPPPPPPPEASNILFYDFHKLKPPAFLRSPVPLEAQSWLDEMTKFFLVVRCTEEDKVAFATHMLQGEAEN from the exons ATGGTTGCAGCAATTAAGTGCTCACATTTATTCTTG AACAATATGGAACCAAATCCAAGACCGCCAGGTAGGCCTCGTAGAGGGCAGAATAATGATGAACGTTGGGAACAAAtgatgcaacaacaacaacttatGATGCAACAACAACAAGTTGTTACGACTAGCATAATGAATTATCTTGCGCAATCAGTCGAGCCTGCTCATCCACCGCCACCACCTCCACCAGAGGCctcaaacatattattttatgaCTTTCACAAGTTGAAACCCCCAGCTTTCCTAAGGAGCCCGGTGCCATTGGAAGCTCAATCATGGTTGGATGAAATGACTAAATTTTTTCTTGTGGTGCGATGTACGGAAGAAGATAAAGTAGCTTTTGCTACTCATATGCTACAAGGAGAAGCTGAGAACTGA
- the LOC101503491 gene encoding protein LURP-one-related 15-like isoform X1 → MQKRHQSSIDIIGPQYRIPHFVDLVIVRKVTTLTDNFTVTDINGKIFFNLKAASLISLYDHRLLLDAAGKTVVLTLQRKVIFFMVKTRHDRWEAFRGESTELKDLIFSVKRSSIMFQLKTKLDVFLASNTKEEICDFKVKGSWFERSCVVYAGKSHNIVAQMHKKEIVESVAFGKDNLTVRVYPNIDYAFMVAVILILDEVNQEKIQQQ, encoded by the exons ATGCAAAAGAGACACCAGAGCAGTATCGATATCATTGGCCCTCAGTATCGCATACCACATTTTGTAGACCTAGTGATTGTGAGAAAGGTGACGACATTAACTGATAACTTCACAGTCACAGACATTAATGGCAAAATCTTTTTTAATCTTAAGGCGGCCTCTCTCATTTCCCTCTATGATCACCGTCTCTTACTTGACGCTGCCGGAAAAACCGTCGTCTTGACACTACAACGAAAGGTCATCTTTTTTATG gTAAAGACTCGACATGATCGATGGGAAGCATTTCGAGGTGAAAGCACAGAGCTAAAAGATTTGATATTTAGTGTAAAGCGATCATCAATCATGTTTCAACTAAAGACCAAATTAGATGTATTCTTAGCTAGTAATACCAAAGAAGAAATTTGTGATTTTAAAGTCAAAGGAAGTTGGTTCGAGCGATCTTGTGTTGTTTATGCGGGCAAATCCCACAACATTGTTGCTCAG ATGCATAAGAAGGAAATTGTTGAAAGCGTTGCGTTTGGAAAAGATAATCTGACGGTTAGAGTTTATCCCAACATTGACTACGCATTCATGGTGGCAGTAATTTTGATTCTTGACGAAGTTAACCAAGaaaaaatacaacaacaatAG